One Candida dubliniensis CD36 chromosome 1, complete sequence genomic region harbors:
- a CDS encoding conserved hypothetical protein (in S. cerevisiae, similar to globins and has a functional heme-binding domain; involved in glucose signaling or metabolism; regulated by Rgt1p), which translates to MSTTFRYSGASDFHQPLGSSNKNNVFGRNNSTISSTNSLISNNSDTGTDTTTTTTSTTTTNNVKRMHSSLISKYNSNRSTIFTNDTDSLSSFISYDTSNNSTIASSISPNSPANHHSYSTKHQLPPYMMNKSPQYIHQSTSRHSNLNHNNNTFLYNTYSNHSNNSHQQQQILNEDLVTLNSSMDNLEDGFYKLIRLDTRISFESYYVEQRQDQYKVKLQLNKHQIDLLRYTWNQMLLEESNEEEEEEEEERDGNGDEDDIEENVNAYYSNNDNNIPGAFPTGFANSRRKIIKRKSTRNVNGNGSNTNTMTRLDSTTIASSLFCRQLYFNLLSKDQTLEKMFPSIKHQAANMAGILSLTISQLENLSNLDEYLSKLGKLHSRILNIEECHFKLMGEAFVQTFQERFGSKFTKELENLWIKLYLYIANTLLQTGIDPILKLTRYESNGSFTTSTNIDLTNGDSIILDDNISINDDNISVSNILDPKHLQQHQQNHPRSYNSSFNQDDNDNDNDNGNGNGNNGVHPTTNTVVLTKSNISIIESVTPHHQQQQQQQKNNNSGSSNIATSSKKTKFSIRKKKKENCVVM; encoded by the coding sequence ATGAGTACAACATTTAGATATTCTGGTGCTTCTGATTTCCATCAACCATTAGGGTCCtctaataaaaataatgtttTTGGAAGAAACAATTCTACCATTTCTTCtacaaattcattaatatcaaataattctgATACTGGTACCgacaccaccaccacaaccacaagcaccaccactaccaacAATGTCAAACGTATGcattcatcattaattagTAAATACAATAGTAATCgttcaacaattttcaCTAATGATACTGATTCTTTATCTAGTTTCATTTCTTATGATACTAGTAATAATTCCACCATTGCTAGTTCAATATCACCAAATTCTCCAGCAAATCATCATTCTTATTCAACTAAACATCAATTACCTCCTTATATGATGAATAAATCTCCTCAATatattcatcaatcaaCATCTCGTCATAGTAATCttaatcataataataatacttttCTTTATAATACTTATAGTAATCatagtaataatagtcatcaacaacaacaaattttaaatgaaGATTTAGTGACATTAAATAGTTCTATGGATAATTTAGAAGATGgattttataaattgattagaCTAGATACAAGAATTTCATTTGAATCATATTATGTTGAACAAAGACAAGATCAATATAAAGTTAAAttacaattgaataaacatcaaattgatttactTAGATATACTTGGAATCAAATGTTATTAGAAGAAAgtaatgaagaagaagaagaagaagaagaagaaagagatGGAAATggagatgaagatgatattgaagaaaatgttAATGcttattattcaaataatgataataatataccTGGAGCATTTCCTACTGGATTTGCTAATAGTCgaagaaaaatcattaaaagaaaatcaactCGTAATGttaatggtaatggtagTAATACTAATACAATGACTAGACTTGATTCTACAACAATtgcatcatcattattttgtcgacaattatattttaatttattaagtAAAGATCAAACATTAGAAAAAATGTTCCCCTCGATTAAACATCAAGCAGCTAATATGGCAGgaattttatcattaactATATCTCAATTagaaaatttatcaaatttagaTGAATATTTATCTAAATTAGGTAAATTACattcaagaattttaaatattgaagaatGTCATTTTAAATTAATGGGTGAAGCATTTGTTCAAACTTTTCAAGAAAGATTTGGATCAAAATTTActaaagaattggaaaatttatggattaaattatatttatatattgcTAATACTTTATTACAAACAGGTATTGATCcaatattaaaattgacTCGTTATGAACTGAATGGTAGTTTTACAACTTCAactaatattgatttaactAATGGTGATAGTATAATTcttgatgataatattagtattaatgatgataatattaGTGTTAGTAATATTCTTGATCCAAAAcatcttcaacaacatcaacaaaatcatcCACGATCTTataattcttcatttaatcaagatgataatgataatgataatgataatggtaatggtaatggtaataatggTGTTCATCCAACTACAAATACTGTGGTGCTtactaaatcaaatatactGATTATTGAAAGTGTAACacctcatcatcaacaacaacaacaacaacaaaagaataataattctggATCTTCAAATATTGCAACTTCTTCAAAGAAGACTAAATTCAGTAttagaaagaagaaaaaggaaaattGTGTGGTTatgtaa